In the genome of Ignavibacteria bacterium, one region contains:
- a CDS encoding acetyl-CoA carboxylase carboxyltransferase subunit alpha: protein MAATILEFEKPIIELEKKIDEMRKMSDQLDISNEINKLEQKINDLRKNIFENLTPWQIVQLARHPERPYTLDYIFLMTENFVELHGDRYYGDDKSIVGGFAELDGKQVMIIGQQKGRDTKSNLYRNFGMPNPEGYRKAFRLMKLAEKFNKPVITLIDTPGAYPGIEAEERGQAEAIAKNLFEMSRLQVPIIAAVIGEGASGGALGLGVGDRILMLQYCWYSVISPESCSSILWRSWDFKEQAAEALKLTSGDLLKLGVIDKIIPEPEGGAHRDHKRAAEILKSALLEELESVSKLKKDKLLDNRIKKFGAMGFFKD, encoded by the coding sequence ATGGCAGCGACAATTTTAGAATTTGAAAAACCAATTATCGAGCTTGAGAAAAAAATCGATGAAATGCGGAAGATGTCAGACCAGCTCGATATATCTAACGAGATAAACAAGTTAGAGCAAAAGATTAATGATTTGAGAAAAAATATTTTTGAAAATCTTACTCCATGGCAGATTGTTCAGCTTGCTCGACACCCGGAAAGACCATACACGCTGGATTACATTTTTCTTATGACGGAAAACTTTGTCGAGCTTCACGGTGACAGGTATTACGGTGATGACAAGTCAATCGTCGGCGGATTTGCTGAGCTTGACGGCAAGCAGGTGATGATTATTGGTCAGCAAAAGGGTCGTGACACGAAATCTAACTTATATAGAAATTTCGGAATGCCAAATCCTGAGGGCTACAGAAAAGCATTTCGCTTAATGAAGCTTGCAGAAAAATTTAATAAGCCGGTCATTACTTTAATCGATACACCCGGTGCATATCCCGGAATTGAAGCCGAGGAACGCGGACAGGCGGAAGCAATTGCAAAAAATCTTTTTGAAATGTCTCGCTTGCAGGTTCCTATTATCGCAGCAGTCATTGGCGAAGGCGCATCAGGCGGTGCGCTTGGACTTGGTGTTGGCGATAGAATATTAATGCTTCAGTATTGCTGGTATTCTGTTATTTCACCTGAATCATGTTCATCTATTTTATGGCGCAGCTGGGACTTCAAAGAGCAGGCAGCCGAAGCATTGAAGCTGACCTCAGGAGATTTGCTAAAGCTTGGAGTAATTGATAAAATTATTCCCGAACCGGAAGGTGGTGCGCACCGCGACCATAAAAGAGCTGCCGAGATTCTGAAGAGCGCTTTGCTTGAAGAGCTTGAATCAGTTTCAAAGCTTAAAAAAGATAAACTTCTCGATAACCGTATTAAGAAATTCGGTGCAATGGGATTCTTCAAAGATTAA
- the murA gene encoding UDP-N-acetylglucosamine 1-carboxyvinyltransferase gives MSDTKSKFIIKGGNPLNGKVKVSGAKNSATKLLVASLLTDKECILHNSPNKISDIIITKKICEILGSEISLIGDTLKTKTAKIKTHHVPEELGNLNRIAVLLAGPLLLRTGKAEIPIPGGCKIGSRPVNFHIEGLKQLGANVEIKGDYFILQTDGLKGANIHLDYPSVGATENIIIASTLAKGRTIITNAAVEPEIIDLIKFLQKMGAIIELSTDRKITIEGVDKLNGAVHSVIPDRNQAASFACAGIASKGDVYVENALQDDLITFLNSIRRVGGKYEIDDNGIRFFYDGKLKAVTIETNVHPGFMTDWQQPFVILLTQAEGISIVHETVYEQRFGYVDALNKMGAEIELYDTCLGASPCRFVNTNYFHSAVVKGPTKLKAAEIDIPDLRAGFSYLIAGAIAKGESILNNTMYIDRGYEDIDQKFTELGVDIKRI, from the coding sequence ATGTCAGATACCAAATCAAAATTCATAATCAAAGGCGGAAATCCGCTTAACGGAAAAGTAAAAGTCAGCGGTGCAAAAAACTCTGCGACTAAACTGCTTGTTGCTTCGCTTTTGACAGATAAAGAATGCATACTTCATAACTCGCCGAATAAAATCAGCGACATTATCATCACAAAAAAAATCTGTGAGATTCTCGGAAGCGAGATTTCTCTCATCGGTGATACTCTTAAAACAAAAACAGCAAAGATAAAAACTCATCACGTTCCCGAGGAGCTCGGCAATCTCAACCGCATTGCGGTTCTTCTTGCAGGACCGTTGCTTCTTCGAACAGGGAAAGCGGAGATTCCGATTCCCGGCGGATGTAAAATCGGCTCACGTCCCGTTAATTTTCACATCGAAGGACTGAAACAGCTTGGAGCAAATGTAGAAATAAAGGGTGATTATTTTATTTTGCAAACCGACGGACTTAAAGGCGCAAACATACATCTCGATTATCCGAGCGTCGGCGCAACTGAAAATATCATAATTGCAAGCACGCTTGCAAAAGGCAGAACTATTATAACGAACGCAGCAGTCGAGCCGGAAATCATTGACCTTATAAAATTTTTGCAGAAGATGGGAGCTATCATCGAGCTGAGCACTGATAGAAAAATTACAATCGAAGGTGTCGATAAGCTTAATGGTGCAGTGCATTCGGTCATTCCAGATAGAAATCAAGCAGCATCTTTTGCATGCGCGGGCATTGCATCGAAGGGTGATGTGTATGTCGAGAATGCCTTACAGGATGATTTGATTACTTTTTTAAATTCAATAAGGCGTGTCGGCGGGAAGTATGAAATCGATGACAATGGTATCAGATTTTTTTATGACGGAAAGCTGAAAGCTGTTACAATTGAAACAAACGTTCATCCGGGATTCATGACCGACTGGCAGCAGCCGTTTGTGATTTTACTCACGCAAGCAGAGGGAATTTCCATCGTTCACGAAACAGTTTATGAGCAGAGGTTCGGTTATGTCGATGCTCTCAATAAAATGGGTGCTGAGATTGAGCTTTATGATACCTGTCTTGGGGCATCGCCATGCAGATTCGTAAACACTAATTATTTTCACTCCGCAGTTGTGAAAGGTCCAACCAAACTCAAAGCTGCTGAAATCGACATTCCTGATTTGCGTGCGGGCTTTTCTTACCTCATCGCCGGCGCAATTGCCAAAGGCGAATCAATATTAAATAACACAATGTACATAGACCGCGGCTACGAAGACATCGACCAAAAATTCACAGAGTTGGGAGTAGATATAAAAAGAATATAA
- a CDS encoding glycosyltransferase yields the protein MVDISVVIVNYNVKNLIDNCLASIYKASLHSALNTEIFVVDNNSIDGSVSMIREKYPSVILIPLDANIGFSKANNIALKQASGKYILILNPDTVLEENTFTKMIAFCEKHKDTGAVTSKLILANGKLDSACKRSFPTPSVAIPRMLGLSRLFPNSKLFGKYNLTYLDENKTYEVDAICGAFMFIPKKVLDEVGLFDEDYFMYGEDLDLSYRINKAGYKIFYYPEVTTIHLKGESTKKTNLSYVNNFYGAMGIFVRKNFTGFSRLLSPVLRIGIFYRSLLSYIKRIFIQFLGTFADIIIIFGSLIFSVYNRFHIFPNEQYLFIISVYVVIWIILLTLFGVYIRKNRLSLLKVFTAIIFGFFVNSSITYFFKEYAFSREVILMSTVLSLIGLFGWRLIFIIKNFFESKNILLNKSNLLIVGNKELVVNLEDKFHNKYNILYLNEISSNTNIESLNDIILINNINFVVFTDDTFSNQEILSTMWFFRDKNVEFKILPSGNDLILSRIRGNIDGISLIEIEYNINNKINIFLKRIFDIILSFLLLLTVYPFIWIKNKLFKKDLSKQTSKILLLPQVLSGKYSFVGYPVWYDTNGNKYPGKKGLTGLIQLYYYEGMNGEEMENYNVFYAKNQSLALDTEIILKTIFSLRK from the coding sequence ATGGTTGATATTTCTGTCGTAATCGTAAATTATAATGTAAAAAATTTAATCGATAATTGTCTTGCCTCAATTTATAAGGCGAGCCTGCATTCCGCATTGAATACTGAGATTTTTGTCGTTGATAACAATTCAATCGACGGTTCTGTTTCAATGATTCGTGAAAAATATCCTTCTGTAATACTCATTCCTCTTGATGCTAATATCGGTTTTTCAAAAGCAAATAACATTGCGCTTAAACAGGCATCAGGAAAATATATTTTAATTCTTAATCCCGATACTGTTCTCGAAGAAAATACTTTTACAAAAATGATTGCTTTCTGTGAAAAGCATAAAGATACGGGAGCAGTAACATCAAAATTAATTCTTGCAAACGGCAAGCTTGACTCTGCCTGCAAGAGAAGCTTTCCCACTCCTTCTGTTGCAATTCCGCGTATGCTCGGACTTTCAAGATTGTTTCCTAACAGCAAATTATTCGGCAAGTATAATCTGACTTATCTCGATGAAAATAAAACCTACGAAGTTGATGCAATCTGCGGTGCATTTATGTTTATTCCCAAAAAAGTTCTCGATGAAGTCGGCTTGTTCGATGAAGATTATTTTATGTATGGTGAAGACCTTGACCTATCATATAGAATTAACAAAGCAGGGTATAAAATATTTTATTATCCTGAAGTAACTACTATTCATCTCAAAGGTGAAAGCACTAAAAAAACAAATTTATCTTATGTAAATAATTTTTACGGAGCTATGGGTATTTTCGTTCGTAAAAATTTTACAGGATTTTCGCGCTTGCTGTCACCTGTATTAAGAATAGGAATTTTTTACAGGTCGTTACTGTCTTACATTAAAAGAATTTTTATTCAGTTTCTTGGCACTTTTGCGGATATAATAATAATTTTTGGCTCATTAATTTTTTCAGTATATAACCGCTTCCATATTTTTCCCAACGAGCAGTATTTATTTATCATTTCTGTTTATGTTGTCATCTGGATAATCCTGCTGACATTGTTTGGTGTTTATATAAGAAAAAACCGGTTGTCATTATTGAAAGTTTTTACTGCGATTATTTTTGGTTTTTTTGTCAATTCATCCATAACATACTTTTTTAAAGAATACGCCTTCTCAAGAGAAGTTATCCTGATGTCCACAGTTTTATCTTTAATCGGATTATTCGGATGGAGGTTAATTTTTATTATTAAAAATTTCTTTGAATCAAAAAATATTTTACTTAATAAGTCCAATTTGTTAATTGTCGGGAATAAAGAGCTCGTTGTAAATCTGGAAGATAAGTTTCACAACAAATACAATATTTTATATCTGAATGAAATTTCTTCTAATACAAATATCGAATCGCTTAATGATATAATTTTAATCAATAACATAAACTTTGTTGTGTTCACCGATGATACTTTTTCAAATCAGGAAATTCTGAGCACTATGTGGTTTTTCAGGGATAAAAATGTAGAATTTAAAATTTTGCCTTCGGGGAATGATTTGATTCTCTCGAGAATCCGAGGGAATATCGACGGCATTTCGCTTATCGAAATTGAATATAATATTAATAATAAAATAAATATATTTTTAAAGAGAATTTTTGATATAATTCTTTCATTTTTACTTCTTTTGACGGTTTATCCGTTCATATGGATTAAGAATAAGCTTTTTAAAAAAGATTTATCAAAACAAACTTCAAAAATTCTTCTTTTACCACAGGTTCTAAGCGGAAAATATAGTTTTGTTGGTTATCCTGTCTGGTATGACACAAATGGAAATAAATATCCCGGCAAAAAAGGGTTAACGGGACTGATTCAACTTTATTATTACGAAGGAATGAACGGTGAAGAAATGGAAAATTATAATGTGTTTTATGCAAAAAACCAAAGTTTAGCTCTTGATACGGAAATTATTTTAAAGACAATTTTTTCTTTAAGAAAATAA
- a CDS encoding tetratricopeptide repeat protein, whose product MTKYIIYFFIIGFFSLISVGDSLGLSDSLSFEEREKELLDSILNSPDNYELYRKLGKHYRVNKIYEKSLESYNKSLEVKENYGAYLGRAVTLFESGDTVSAFRDFDKAVEINPNDTAYGTRAAYRFEIYPVDSVMNDVNRALTINPGLEQTLALRSLLYYSNGMIDSLQNDIETLKRVNPRNVSAYYWQAQLSYDEESYLNALSNIEKAIELEKETIGFYFLKGKINYSMSKFEEAIKDFRIYDKDENNDAETKYYMGFSYYYIDNYLSAIKYFKQVEKIDSTYMDPFGFYALAFSYYEENDTVNSIKYLKKSLALDDKEANSLNLLGVILTEQKDYKNAEKYLKEAVQHMAEGVYLPYINLAVLYEELRNYDEAIKYLRLAKAKNLENAEDYERLIMGLMEEKNK is encoded by the coding sequence ATGACTAAATACATAATTTATTTCTTTATAATTGGATTTTTCTCTTTAATATCTGTTGGAGATAGCTTGGGTCTATCTGATTCTTTAAGCTTTGAAGAAAGAGAAAAGGAACTTCTTGATAGTATCTTAAATTCTCCTGATAATTATGAACTTTATAGAAAACTTGGTAAACACTATAGAGTAAACAAAATATATGAGAAATCATTAGAAAGTTACAATAAATCTTTAGAGGTTAAAGAAAATTATGGTGCTTATTTAGGAAGAGCCGTTACACTTTTTGAATCTGGTGATACTGTTTCTGCATTCAGAGATTTCGATAAAGCAGTTGAAATTAATCCTAATGATACTGCATACGGCACTAGAGCTGCATATAGGTTTGAAATTTATCCGGTAGATAGCGTAATGAACGATGTTAATAGGGCTTTAACAATCAATCCGGGTTTGGAACAAACACTTGCTCTCAGAAGTCTTTTGTATTATTCAAACGGTATGATTGACAGCTTGCAAAATGACATAGAAACCCTGAAAAGAGTAAACCCCAGGAATGTTTCAGCATATTATTGGCAGGCACAATTAAGTTATGATGAGGAAAGTTATCTCAATGCTTTATCCAATATTGAAAAGGCTATTGAACTTGAAAAAGAAACTATCGGCTTTTATTTCTTAAAAGGAAAAATTAATTATTCAATGAGCAAGTTTGAAGAAGCCATAAAGGACTTTCGTATTTATGATAAAGATGAGAATAATGATGCCGAAACAAAATATTATATGGGCTTCTCATATTATTATATTGATAATTATTTAAGTGCGATAAAATATTTCAAGCAGGTTGAGAAGATTGATTCTACTTATATGGATCCTTTCGGATTTTATGCACTGGCTTTCAGTTATTATGAGGAAAATGATACTGTAAATTCAATCAAGTATTTAAAAAAATCTTTAGCATTAGATGATAAAGAAGCCAATTCGTTAAACTTATTAGGAGTAATTTTAACCGAGCAAAAAGATTACAAAAACGCGGAGAAATATTTAAAGGAAGCGGTTCAGCATATGGCTGAGGGTGTTTATTTGCCTTATATAAATTTGGCTGTTTTATATGAAGAGTTGAGAAATTATGATGAAGCAATAAAATATCTGAGACTTGCTAAAGCAAAGAATTTGGAGAATGCTGAAGATTATGAAAGACTTATTATGGGTTTAATGGAAGAAAAAAATAAATAA
- a CDS encoding sugar transferase codes for MSKFKEKFFLFFSDFIFINLAWLIYYYLRVETGWFKSANTAAFLIPMLVVYIYWLIIFSIMGLYQYWFVRSRFDEFSSVVKAVSLGCFILFFFIFIDDMMRNAPAISRYFILIYWLLMVICTGAGRIVIRSLQRNLLEKGIGLRNTLIVGTGIRAIELNQTVETHRQLGYKVIGNISVEKNNDNNVLGSIEQIPEVSKKNNISEILIAVEPYQKEKVIDIIKYCTGMELNLKILPDTYEIVSGMVKTNQIYGVPLIEVMPEIMSPASRFVKRFIDIFLSILILILFMPFFLLFALLIKINSKGPVLYIQERVGRNGRLFKVIKFRTMYHNAEKELPEWAAINDPRVTAIGRIMRRARFDEFPQVINVLKNEMSLVGPRPERPYFVEQLKAEIPYYYKRMSIKPGITGLAQVKHRYDRSLDDVRVKLNYDFFYIENMSLRLDFKILVNTIIIILLLKGQ; via the coding sequence GTGTCCAAATTTAAAGAAAAATTTTTCTTATTTTTTTCCGATTTTATCTTCATTAATCTCGCCTGGTTAATTTACTATTATTTACGGGTAGAAACCGGCTGGTTTAAATCTGCAAATACTGCTGCATTTCTGATTCCTATGCTTGTTGTTTATATTTATTGGCTTATAATTTTTTCAATAATGGGGCTATACCAATATTGGTTTGTCCGTTCAAGGTTTGATGAGTTTTCTTCGGTTGTGAAAGCAGTTTCCTTAGGCTGTTTCATTTTGTTCTTTTTTATTTTTATAGATGATATGATGAGAAATGCTCCGGCTATATCAAGATATTTTATATTGATTTATTGGTTATTGATGGTAATCTGCACGGGAGCCGGAAGAATAGTAATTCGCAGTTTGCAGAGAAATCTTCTTGAAAAAGGAATCGGGTTAAGAAATACATTGATTGTCGGAACAGGCATTAGAGCGATTGAATTAAACCAGACAGTTGAAACTCACCGCCAGCTTGGATATAAAGTAATCGGAAATATTTCAGTAGAAAAAAATAATGATAATAATGTTCTTGGAAGTATTGAACAGATTCCTGAAGTTTCAAAAAAAAATAATATCAGTGAGATACTGATTGCTGTTGAGCCGTATCAGAAAGAAAAAGTTATCGACATAATTAAATATTGCACAGGGATGGAACTTAATTTGAAAATTTTACCGGACACTTATGAAATTGTCAGTGGAATGGTAAAGACAAATCAGATTTATGGTGTTCCGCTTATTGAAGTGATGCCTGAAATTATGTCTCCGGCATCGAGATTTGTAAAAAGATTTATAGATATATTTCTTTCGATACTTATATTAATTTTATTTATGCCGTTCTTTTTATTATTTGCTTTGTTGATTAAGATAAACTCTAAAGGTCCGGTTTTATATATTCAGGAAAGAGTCGGCAGAAACGGCAGATTGTTCAAAGTGATAAAATTCAGAACAATGTATCATAATGCAGAAAAAGAACTTCCGGAATGGGCAGCAATAAACGACCCGAGAGTTACAGCTATCGGCAGAATTATGCGCAGGGCGAGATTTGATGAATTTCCTCAGGTAATCAATGTTCTTAAAAATGAAATGAGTCTGGTTGGTCCGCGTCCTGAAAGACCATATTTTGTGGAACAACTAAAAGCGGAAATCCCGTATTATTATAAGCGCATGTCGATTAAACCCGGCATAACAGGACTCGCTCAGGTAAAACACAGATACGACAGGTCACTTGACGACGTTCGCGTAAAACTTAACTACGATTTTTTTTATATCGAAAACATGAGCTTGCGTTTAGATTTTAAAATTCTTGTTAATACAATCATTATAATTCTTTTATTGAAAGGACAATAA
- a CDS encoding acyl-CoA carboxylase subunit beta has translation MDDKLKHLNKIREEAYLGGGQDKIDAQHKKGKLTARERINLLLDEGSFEEMDLFVRHQSSDFGLDKLKYYTDGVITGTGKINGRTVCVFSQDFTILGGSLAEYHAKKICKVMDLAMKIGVPVIGINDSGGARIQEGVVSLGGYADIFLRNTLASGVIPQISIIAGPCAGGAVYSPAITDFIFMIENISYMFVTGPSVVKTVTNEEVTFEELGGAHTHAVKSGVCHHVSQNEVECFEAVRELMNHLPLNNKDDVPMYQHDEAEKDLSFLNTIIPDNANKPYDVHEIIKAVLDEESFFEIHKEYAENMVVGFGRLAGRSIGIVANQPMVLAGVLDINSSMKAARFVRFCDAFNIPLLVFEDVPGFLPGTDQEWRGIITNGAKLLYAFCEATVPKITVILRKAYGGAYDVMNSKHIRGDINLAWPSAEIAVMGAKGAAEIIFKKEIDAEKDKQKALDEKVNEFTEKFANPYLAAERGFVDDIIEPKDTRAKLIKYFSILETKVDSNPKKKHGNIPL, from the coding sequence ATGGACGATAAATTAAAGCATTTAAATAAAATTCGTGAAGAGGCGTATCTTGGCGGTGGTCAGGATAAAATCGATGCACAGCATAAAAAAGGAAAACTAACTGCGCGCGAAAGAATAAACTTACTGCTTGATGAAGGAAGCTTCGAGGAAATGGATTTGTTTGTGCGCCATCAGTCATCTGATTTCGGTCTCGACAAGTTGAAATATTACACTGACGGCGTAATCACAGGTACAGGCAAAATAAACGGTAGAACTGTTTGTGTTTTCTCACAGGATTTTACGATTCTCGGCGGCTCACTGGCTGAATACCATGCAAAAAAAATCTGCAAGGTCATGGACCTCGCTATGAAAATCGGGGTGCCCGTAATTGGTATCAACGACAGCGGGGGAGCGCGGATTCAGGAAGGTGTTGTTTCACTCGGCGGGTATGCGGATATTTTTCTTCGCAACACTCTTGCAAGCGGAGTCATTCCGCAGATTTCGATTATCGCAGGACCGTGCGCAGGAGGTGCGGTTTATTCTCCTGCAATCACAGATTTTATTTTTATGATTGAAAATATTTCTTATATGTTTGTAACAGGACCAAGCGTTGTGAAAACCGTCACAAACGAAGAAGTAACTTTTGAAGAGCTCGGCGGTGCGCATACTCATGCTGTTAAAAGCGGAGTGTGTCATCATGTTTCTCAAAATGAGGTTGAATGCTTCGAAGCAGTTCGCGAATTGATGAATCACTTGCCCTTGAATAATAAGGATGATGTTCCGATGTATCAGCATGATGAAGCAGAAAAAGATTTGAGTTTTTTGAATACGATTATTCCCGATAATGCAAACAAACCTTATGACGTTCATGAAATTATAAAAGCTGTTCTCGATGAAGAATCATTTTTTGAAATTCATAAAGAGTATGCCGAAAACATGGTCGTTGGTTTCGGTCGCCTTGCGGGTCGTTCAATCGGAATTGTTGCAAATCAGCCGATGGTGCTTGCGGGAGTGCTTGATATTAATTCATCGATGAAAGCTGCTCGTTTTGTCCGCTTCTGCGATGCGTTTAATATTCCTTTGCTTGTATTTGAGGACGTTCCCGGATTTTTGCCGGGCACTGACCAGGAATGGCGCGGAATAATAACAAATGGCGCAAAGCTTCTTTATGCTTTTTGTGAAGCAACCGTTCCGAAGATTACTGTCATCCTTCGTAAAGCTTACGGCGGCGCTTATGATGTTATGAACTCAAAGCACATTCGCGGCGACATAAATCTGGCGTGGCCTTCCGCAGAAATTGCAGTGATGGGAGCAAAAGGCGCAGCGGAAATTATTTTTAAAAAAGAAATTGATGCAGAAAAAGATAAGCAAAAAGCACTCGATGAAAAAGTGAATGAGTTCACTGAAAAATTTGCCAATCCATATCTTGCTGCTGAAAGGGGGTTTGTCGATGACATCATAGAGCCGAAAGATACCCGCGCAAAACTTATAAAATATTTTTCGATTCTTGAAACGAAGGTGGATTCAAATCCAAAAAAGAAACACGGGAATATTCCTTTATAA
- a CDS encoding polyprenol monophosphomannose synthase: protein MKVLVIIPTYNESENILNLIPEILNKSNGEDFNVLVIDDNSPDGTASLVKNMNNPKVHIIEREKKMGLGTAYVTGFKYAIKNNYDLVFEMDADFSHDPKYLPDFITKIKEGYDVVVGSRYVNGISVLNWPIGRLILSYLANVYTRWITGLKVMDTTAGFVCYKVSALKQINLDNIKSNGYSFQIEMKFKMHKKGLKICEVPILFVDRRAGHSKMSRKVVYEAYFMVWKLKFRSIFNKLN, encoded by the coding sequence TTGAAAGTTCTTGTAATCATTCCGACATACAATGAGTCTGAAAATATTTTAAACCTGATTCCGGAGATATTAAATAAATCCAACGGTGAAGATTTTAATGTTTTGGTTATCGACGATAATTCACCTGACGGAACTGCGTCACTCGTGAAAAATATGAATAATCCGAAAGTTCATATAATAGAGCGCGAGAAAAAAATGGGGTTAGGTACTGCTTATGTAACAGGATTTAAATATGCTATTAAGAACAACTATGATTTGGTTTTTGAAATGGATGCGGATTTTTCTCACGACCCTAAATATCTTCCTGATTTTATAACTAAGATTAAAGAAGGTTATGATGTTGTCGTTGGGTCGCGCTATGTGAACGGTATCTCTGTTCTTAACTGGCCTATCGGAAGGTTAATCTTAAGCTATCTCGCAAATGTTTACACACGCTGGATAACAGGTTTGAAAGTTATGGATACAACTGCGGGTTTTGTATGTTATAAAGTGTCTGCATTAAAACAAATCAATCTCGATAATATAAAATCTAATGGATATTCATTCCAGATTGAGATGAAATTTAAGATGCATAAAAAGGGATTAAAGATTTGCGAAGTTCCGATTTTGTTTGTGGATAGAAGAGCAGGCCATTCAAAAATGTCCAGAAAAGTTGTTTACGAAGCATATTTTATGGTTTGGAAATTAAAATTCAGGTCTATATTTAATAAGTTAAATTAG
- a CDS encoding FkbM family methyltransferase: MLNLLIKLNKFIKFGGTKYLTKKVSLASYNIIYQIHKNNIKLDTIIDVGANRGQFAFASKIFYEKAEVYSFEPTKSTFGELNKTMTGISGFQSFNMALGSETKSIEFIEYEDSHINSVLKSFDSKVKDKYNVDLTTLDTLVDNGTIKLNGSILLKMDVQGFELEVLKGSKNSLNKINYILSEVSFKKYYENQILYNDLDSYLINNGFKPVKMLDFLLDNGELSQLDVLYAKS; this comes from the coding sequence ATGCTAAATTTATTAATTAAATTAAATAAGTTTATAAAATTCGGGGGAACTAAGTATCTCACCAAAAAGGTATCCCTGGCTTCTTATAATATAATTTATCAGATTCATAAAAATAATATCAAATTAGATACTATTATTGATGTTGGGGCTAACCGCGGACAATTTGCATTTGCATCAAAGATTTTTTATGAAAAAGCTGAGGTTTATTCCTTTGAGCCGACAAAATCGACTTTCGGTGAGTTAAATAAAACTATGACTGGCATATCGGGATTTCAATCTTTCAATATGGCTTTAGGGAGCGAAACCAAATCAATTGAGTTTATTGAATATGAAGATTCTCATATAAATTCGGTGCTTAAAAGTTTCGACAGCAAAGTTAAGGATAAATATAATGTTGACCTTACAACACTGGATACTCTTGTTGATAATGGCACGATAAAACTAAACGGTAGCATTTTACTCAAAATGGATGTTCAGGGATTTGAGCTTGAAGTTTTAAAAGGCAGTAAAAATTCTTTGAACAAAATAAATTACATACTCTCCGAAGTAAGTTTCAAAAAATATTATGAAAACCAAATTCTATATAACGATTTGGATTCATATTTAATTAACAATGGATTTAAACCTGTAAAGATGCTGGATTTTTTATTGGACAACGGTGAACTTTCACAGTTGGATGTATTGTATGCAAAATCATAA
- a CDS encoding glycosyltransferase family 4 protein: MKKICFFANHILTKNHYKTSDYYTNDIKIFKELGYEVVICESAKQIPDDVDLYFIWWWSSGIIALRHAKKFKKPTIMIGNLHYTDPSTQGYFARPFYIRTMIKYCLRNSDLQIATSKIEFEGIKTLKAKNPIYLYHCIDETKYSHNRLDRQNYLFTVTHLTEVNVERKKVKEIIKAFNLLKDEFPDLKLKIAGGTDDKGYLGVKQIVDNLNINDRVEFLGRIPDSEKIEHYKNCKIYVQPTDFEGFGMAIAESMLCGAPVVTSPNGAVPEVTGDLAVMVDANNIDEIATGIRKLMNDEGLYKKLNSEGPKRIKELFSYNVRKEKIKQILEKFI, from the coding sequence ATGAAAAAAATTTGTTTCTTTGCCAATCATATACTTACCAAAAATCATTATAAGACTTCCGATTACTATACCAACGACATAAAAATTTTTAAAGAACTCGGATATGAAGTTGTAATTTGTGAAAGCGCAAAACAAATTCCTGATGACGTTGATTTATATTTTATCTGGTGGTGGTCTTCGGGTATAATCGCTTTAAGACATGCAAAGAAATTCAAGAAGCCAACAATAATGATTGGCAATCTGCATTATACCGATCCGTCAACTCAGGGATATTTTGCACGACCTTTTTATATCCGCACAATGATAAAGTACTGTTTGCGCAATTCCGATTTGCAGATTGCAACATCAAAAATTGAGTTTGAAGGAATTAAAACTCTAAAAGCTAAAAACCCGATTTATTTATATCATTGCATCGATGAAACGAAATATTCGCATAACAGATTGGACAGGCAAAACTACCTTTTTACGGTTACGCATTTGACAGAAGTTAATGTAGAGCGAAAAAAGGTAAAAGAAATTATAAAAGCATTTAATTTGCTCAAAGATGAGTTCCCTGATTTAAAGCTTAAAATTGCAGGCGGAACAGACGATAAAGGTTATTTAGGTGTGAAACAAATTGTCGATAATTTGAATATAAATGACCGAGTCGAATTTTTGGGCAGAATTCCCGATTCCGAGAAGATTGAACACTATAAAAACTGTAAAATTTATGTTCAACCGACAGATTTTGAAGGATTTGGAATGGCAATTGCAGAAAGTATGCTTTGTGGAGCCCCTGTCGTAACCAGCCCGAATGGGGCAGTTCCCGAAGTTACAGGTGATTTGGCTGTCATGGTTGATGCAAATAACATTGATGAAATTGCAACCGGAATACGAAAATTGATGAATGATGAAGGATTGTATAAAAAATTAAATTCAGAAGGTCCTAAAAGGATAAAAGAGCTTTTTTCATATAATGTTCGCAAGGAAAAGATTAAGCAAATACTTGAGAAGTTTATATAA